AGGAGATAATCCAAAAGTACCAGCTTCACGAATATGATACAGGTTCTCCAGAGGTGCAAATAGCTCTTTTGACAGAGAGAATTAATAGGCTAAATGAGCACCTGCAGATTCATAAAAAAGATTTTCATTCCAGAAGAGGGCTTTTGAAGATGGTAGGTCAAAGAAGAAAGCTGCTCAATTATCTTAAAGAGTATGACATCAACAGATATCGTGAGCTGATTGAAAAATTGGGATTGAGAAAGTAAAATCACAAAAATTGGAGCGGTATAGCCGCTCCATTATTTTAGAAAGAGGTGGTTAGGTTTGGAAAGTAAAATCTACAGGATGGAACTTGCAGGGAGAGAACTTAGTTTTGAGATTGGTAAGTATGCACTTCTGGCAAACGGTGCAGTTTTGGCAAGGTACGGTGATACAGCTGTTTTAGTAACTGCCTGTGCTTCAGAAAAGCCAAGAGAAGGTATAAACTTTTTTCCTTTAACAGTTGACTATGAGGAGAGACTTTATTCTGTTGGGAAGATCCCGGGCGGTTTTATCAAAAGAGAAGGTAAACCTTCTGAAAAGGCGATTTTGTCTGCAAGGTTGATTGACAGACCAATACGTCCTCTCTTTCCCAAAGACTTTTACCATGATGTGTCTGTAATTGCCACAGTTTTATCTGTTGATCCTGACAATCCACCCGATGTTCTGGCTATGCTTGGTTCATCAGTTGCTCTGTCAATATCCGATATCCCATTTGAAGGACCAACCGGCTCAGTACTTGTTGGATATGTTGATGGAAAGATTGTAATCAATCCCACAGCAAAAGAAAGAGAAGTCAGCAAGCTGCATTTGGTTGTCTCTGGTACAAAAGATAGAGTGATGATGATTGAAGCGGGTGCTCATGAGATTCCAGAAGACATTATGCTTGAAGCTATAATGACTGCTCAGGAGGAGATCAAAAAGATTGTTGAGTTTATAGAAGGAATAGTAAGAGAAGTTGGGAAACCCAAGATGCAATATGAGAAAAGAATTGTTCCTGAAGAAATAAAACAAAAAGTGAGAGAGCTTGCATATGAAAAAGTATATCAGTATGTTCAGATACCTGATAAGATAGAGAGGGATAAAAAGCTGGATGAACTAAAAGAAGAAGTGTTCAAGGCGTTTGAGGGTGAAACAGAAGATACACTTCTTTTGGTGGACGATGCTCTTTACAGCTTGGAAAAAGAAATTGTC
The Caldicellulosiruptor morganii DNA segment above includes these coding regions:
- the rpsO gene encoding 30S ribosomal protein S15, with amino-acid sequence MLTKEQKQEIIQKYQLHEYDTGSPEVQIALLTERINRLNEHLQIHKKDFHSRRGLLKMVGQRRKLLNYLKEYDINRYRELIEKLGLRK